GAAATCCAGGTgataaattatttttgaaaagtacATTTTCTACGCACGAGGGCTGTGAAAAAATACAGGACATTTTATCAGATGACTTGAATAACTCTATTTGAAAACACTAGAATGACTGGGGTGATTTTACCACGTTTCTTAGGGTAATTCATGATAATAGATTATCGTTTTGCACTGGAACTGAGTTTAGTTTTTCTGTAATATATATTGTGATATTAAAGATGGCTTGAATAATTCTGTTTGGATAGAATCAGGCATTCTGTAATGATTGGGGTGAATTTCTAAGAGAGTGTCTCTGCATAAAAAGTGCTGAAAGAAGTAGTTTGGAAGCTTTCTAATATGGTGTAGAAATGGCAAAGGGATCCAAAATAGCTTTTTACTCTGGGTGACATTCAGATCAGACTTCTCATTTGTCACAGagagctgatttaaatagtCAAACAAATATCCTTATGTAGTGACAGCAATTACAAAACACTCCCAACAAAGGGCTTGTTTTTTGTGAgcatcatcctttctgtagacaaaaaaaaaaaaaaaaatcagatttccAATATTCTTTTGCAACCAAACCTTCTTATTTTCAGTGTCTCTCTCTGTGCATCTGTGTTGGTGTAACACATGCAAAGgcattcaaaatattttttccttcgGATGGCATTCAAATCTGGCTTTGTGCTGAGCTTTATGGTGTTCATTTAAATAGTTACAGCGtttattgcattgcattgtgTAGTGGCAACATTTACAAGACACTGCTAAAATATTTTCCTACAACTGATGTCGAATTTCTTTATGCAACCAACGCTTGCTTTTTGCTTGCTGCTCTTCGCTCATTTTGCTTTGCACATGTGGAAACTGCATGCAAACAAACTCTGTCTTGTAAATTACGTTAGAAAGAAAAAGGACCCAAGAGAACAGACTTCTTGTAGATCAGTCCTGGAAATAAAGTACCACTTGAGTTTTCTTGTTGTaccaagcagcaaaaaaattgTAGTATGATGTGTTTGAGGTAATTTGCCTCACTTCACATCACACTCTTGCGCATATGTCGATACTGAAATGATATATGATGAAGCACTAATTTGTtctcctgtgtgtgtctttcttccAGGTGGGTTGTTCTCTAGTCTCTTCTCGGGCCTGTTCGGCACCAGAGAAATGAGGATTTTAATCCTGGGTTTGGACGGTGCAGGAAAAACCACTATTCTGTACAGGCTTCAGGTTGGAGAGGTGGTCACCACAATCCCCAGTATGTACCAGTTTCCTCTAAATCTTTATTTCATTCTTGTGCAGTCTATGCTTGGATTCAAAACAGTTAAACTCTCAGTTAATCTGATGCACTATTTTTAACTTTAGTCTTAAGAGAACAGCCTATTTATGCTGTGTGATTAGATTATGTACGGCATCAACCAATAAGCCTGGAGGCACAATTTATTCTGGCCAACATTCCTCTTTGACACATAGTCTTTAGAGAAGCTAAGCCGGTGGGAAAAACAAGTTTTACTGGTTGGAACTGTATAGCTTTCAAATGTCAGTTGCATGATTTTCACTACCACTGAGTGTCAAAACAAACACCAGTGGCCTAAAGTCAACAaggacataaaaaaaatgtgtactaCTGATAAATTTGTGTCCTTTAGCCGGAGAACGATTTGTGTGGAAACAAAGATTATACTTTAAATGAAACCTGATCCAAACTACAAATATCAAAAGATGTGCACCTCACCTTTGGACAAGTAATTGAGCAAACTCTGTAGGTGAAGTTTAGTGTACAACATTTCTGTACACTTTGAGCACTGTTTTCCATGttattacttttattactgTTCCCCCAGAAATGTGCGTGTCACTGGGGTTTTATGGATTTAAGGATTTTTGTGGACTACCATTTAGGTAGAATAAAGACATAATGCTATGTATTTTTAGAGGGCACTGGAAATAATCCCTTAATACCATAAAATGGCTTGGATTGAACTGTACAACTTCCTTTCCTTTACTTTGCGCAAACTGGTGAACATGCAGATTAGTCCCTGCCTTTATCTCCATTCACCCTTCTGCTACTTGCTGCAACTttagcacaccagctcacctacagctcaGCTCAAACGCTGTAAAACTAGTCTACACTACACAGTGGGATATTGGAATAATTCAGCCTGGCAGGTTCAAACTATAAACcagttctgaagaagaataatgacacagatGTTTAGCCTTGGTGTCGACTCCttacaagataagataaactttgttgaccccacagtggggaaatgaTATGTCTTTTATGatgtacaaaacattaaaaacacattcttaatattgtgtaggtccccTTTGTGCAACCAAAACTTTTGATATGTCCGAACCATTGCATACTGGAAGCTATCGATCACAATTTCACAGTCTGTAATTTATTGTTATAGGACAAgacatataaatataattttagcTAGTTTTTGAAAAAATCCTTACTTAAAATTTAGCATTATTTATTCCTCCCACTGCCTCCTTCATATTGTCCGTAGCTTGACAATACACTGTTAGCGTATCATAGTTGCAGCACTCTGCAGAACAACCACTGTGCATCCAGATAAGATGATGCTAATAATACGCCTCATGTTCTCTGCCCTCACCGTTTGGattcttctctctgcagcaaTCGGCTTCAACGTCGAGACAGTCACATACAAAAACCTGAAGTTCCAAGTGTGGGATCTGGGAGGACAGACGAGTATCAGGTAGGTGTGAATGACAGATGGTGACTGTGCTGCTGAGCCTCCAGGTGCAAAAGTGTGAAATTTATGGCTGTGGAACAAGAACACAGCTCTAAAGAGCAATTTGGACACTGGATATTAATAGAGAAAACCAGTGTCTGTGTtggatttgacattttttgaaccatgATGAGATTCCTCCTCATCGGTTTTCTCACATTATTTTAACTTACTTCACTTCACAGGTTAAATGTCTTGCCTCGTTTTACTGTATAGCCATGTCTTATTTGCCCATTGATGGACCTGATCTCTCTGCTGTACAGGCCCTACTGGCGGTGTTACTACTCGAACACAGATGCCGTCATCTACGTCGTTGACAGCAGCGACCGCGACAGGATGGGCATCTCAAAGTCTGAGCTGGTGGCCATGTTGGAGGCAAGTGTGACCTCTTTCAGCTAGGCTTTTAGGTCTCTTAGAAATTTTATCAGTTTGAAAACACCATGATACCTTGATATTCATTTGTCGAGCACCCgtgtataaaagatggatgcaaCCACTGTGACGTCAATTTGGAATTTGCCCGTTGCAGTCTTGGAGTTTTTTGAAATCAGGCATGATAAGCGAAAGTTGGATCTGACTGTCGCAAGGTAGCCACGCCTTAAAACATACCCTGTTTTATGACTATTAAGTTGCATTATTGCAGTAGTTGCATTTAAATATGGCTTGAAAGTCATATAATTGTGTAAATTTGAGATTGACAAAAAAAGTTTctacttttaaaatgaacattttagatTGAATTAGTCAAATTCTGAGGTCAGCTCAACTAATCTGATTATTTCGATTGGATTAGTCGAATCTTGTCCCCAAAATTCAATTTGAAAAATTGTCACATGTACATTCAGCCTTCCAAGTTTTTAAAACTGACCACCTGAAATGACCGTTAAGACAGACCACTTCACACTGCATCAACTCAGACAAAGCAAAATATCTTAAAGCTTTAACATCTGTGGtatttaaatgcaattaaatacaattattacACATATTATTGACCTTGATAAGAGATATGTCAGGCAGCTGCTTGGCTTGACTCGCTGGCTATTTGGAAATTAGTGCTGAAAATGCCATGTTATCATGATTTAATTTGTGTCACATCCAGGAAGAAGAGCTGAAGAAGGCAATCCTTGTGGTGTTTGCGAACAAACAGGACATGGACCAGGCGATGACGCCGACTGAAGTCGCCAACGCTTTGGGCCTTCCTGCcctcaaagacagaaaatggcagaTCTTCAAGACTTCGGCCTTGAAAGGCACAGGCCTGGACGAAGCCATGGAGTGGTAGGTTATACTTTACTTACGTGTATAGAAATAGaagaaacatccccacatcatgatgatgccaccaccatgctttacagtgCTGATGGTGACTACATCTAGTCTTATGgctaaaaagctgcattttagtcCCTTCCAACCATAGAAACTTCTTCCAATTGGTGTTTTACAGTCTCTCACATGCCTTCTGATGATCTCtagttaagatttttttttccacagtatcTTTCTCTTTGCTCTTCTACCAttaagctttgactggtgaagaactcAGGCAGCAGTTAGTGCTTGCACAACCTCTGTATCTGttctcactttgacatgaaagaaaatACTTTATAATAGCACTGTACATATTGCACAACATGTTATCTCTTCTCTGTGTTTACTGAAGCTCAACCGTATTTGCTCTGTGCTCGCAGGTTGGTGGATTCATTGAAGAGTCGGCAGTAAAGGCTGCCATCTCGTCTGTACATACTCCTGACCTCTGGCCCCTCTGTATGAAGCCTTGTGACTGTCCCCTTCCCCCATTCCCTACTTTCTTTGGACTGGTGATTGCACTCCTATTCTCTCCTCTGTCCTTTTCCCCACCCTACACCCATCTGAAGCCTTGGCCAAATCCCAATGCCTAACGCCTTTCAAGCCTGGGACTGAGAagtgaaggctgcagtaacgtctGGACTGGACATGTGAAGTTTCTGGAGAACCTCAAGGCTGAAGGGCAGCAGTTCGATCGTGGTGTCTGCATTTTCTTAAGGTTCGGAAATGCATCCGAGTGTCAGTCGGCAACACCTGTGTGAACAAATGCTAattgttgctatttttattattccGTTTGCAGTAGCTTTGACACTATAAGAAATTGCTGTGGGTTAAGAGGAGATTCTGTGGCATTTCTGCATCAGTTAACTTCTCCCGGAGAGATTCAGTAAGTTGTGTGCAACAGTGAAAAGATGCAACATAGAACCATAAGGAGGCAGCGTTTTCCCATAAAAGAACAGATATCACAGATTTGACAGGACAAATCTGAGACTTTAGGGCTACACTATGAAGCAAGTTAAACATAGCCGGGCTTTCGGTTCGTTAGCTGGCTTGTCAAAACCTAAAACTTGGTTAGCAACTTCCTGTTAACCAGGCTCTGTTTGTTTCTGCGCAAAATGGAGAAATGTTGTTCCGCCTATCTGAGAAGAACAGGTTGTTATAATgaagaatgtaaaaataaaacagggaaTTGGTGAAAGAAGGTGCTTCTGCTTCTTGCAGCTGATTTAAAATCCCAAACTGAACAGAATCTCCTCCAGACTGGGTTAGCTGTGTGGTAtatgttaccatggtgatctagcaggttaaactAATCCAACATACCTCTGCAGGCTTAAGACTGATTTCCTTCACTAGATCCCAAACTCAGAGAAAAGCAAACAATTTCTCTGCATCTACTGTCCACTAGCCAAGTGTTACTGCAgcctttgctgtttttgtttttgtagtctTGCAGATGCAACGTCATGGATTTCTATGCTTTTTCTTCCTGttgatttgtgttgtttttaaataattcagtggttaaaaccttttttttcccacctccCCCAATTGAAATCCTTGGTT
This is a stretch of genomic DNA from Amphiprion ocellaris isolate individual 3 ecotype Okinawa chromosome 21, ASM2253959v1, whole genome shotgun sequence. It encodes these proteins:
- the arl1 gene encoding ADP-ribosylation factor-like protein 1 — encoded protein: MGGLFSSLFSGLFGTREMRILILGLDGAGKTTILYRLQVGEVVTTIPTIGFNVETVTYKNLKFQVWDLGGQTSIRPYWRCYYSNTDAVIYVVDSSDRDRMGISKSELVAMLEAKELKKAILVVFANKQDMDQAMTPTEVANALGLPALKDRKWQIFKTSALKGTGLDEAMEWLVDSLKSRQ